One part of the Longimicrobiales bacterium genome encodes these proteins:
- a CDS encoding nucleotidyltransferase family protein, with the protein MNPLRFAGVVPASGVSRRMGSPKAALMLGDSSFLERAVRALRDGGCDPVYVIVDETDVLVMREAERTGATVVRNPDPGEGPITSLRLAIRAASPETDGIAYLPLDYPLVEAQTVSRLIDAAVESDAPLTLPVHGAKRGHPALFRRRLFDELVDPALEGGARIVVHRYLDRARIVDWPDATVITDVDTPADYELLRSNGNDQAP; encoded by the coding sequence GTGAATCCACTTCGGTTCGCGGGTGTAGTGCCGGCTTCCGGGGTCTCTCGCCGGATGGGATCTCCGAAGGCCGCACTCATGCTCGGCGACTCCAGCTTTCTGGAGCGCGCGGTCCGGGCGCTTCGCGACGGCGGCTGTGACCCCGTTTATGTGATCGTCGACGAGACTGACGTCCTCGTCATGAGGGAGGCGGAACGAACCGGAGCCACGGTCGTAAGAAATCCGGACCCAGGCGAGGGCCCGATCACTTCCCTCAGGCTCGCCATTAGAGCCGCTTCGCCGGAAACCGATGGGATTGCTTACCTGCCACTCGACTATCCGCTCGTCGAGGCCCAGACGGTCTCACGACTGATCGATGCGGCCGTTGAGTCCGACGCGCCTCTTACACTGCCCGTCCATGGCGCGAAGCGGGGGCATCCTGCGCTCTTCCGACGCAGGCTCTTCGACGAACTCGTCGACCCGGCACTAGAGGGCGGAGCACGGATCGTCGTTCATCGATACCTCGACCGGGCGCGAATCGTGGACTGGCCTGATGCCACTGTGATCACG